A DNA window from Flavobacteriales bacterium contains the following coding sequences:
- a CDS encoding DNA cytosine methyltransferase — protein MYDTREQIRFIDLFCGIGGFRVAFEDACQEVDIYANCVFSSDIDKYAQDSYEANFGERPHGDITQIDEKDIPDHDILFAGFPCQPFSIIGQMKGLDDTRGTLFFDIARILEEKQPKAFILENVKQLVGHDGGNTLKVILKSLKDLGYHVQYSVLNALDYGLPQKRERIVIVGHKEPIMFTYPDPVRPYKPLSEVLEDKVDKKHYASEYIRAKREESHKSSFYPSIWHENKSGNICSYPFSCALRAGASYNYLLVNGERRLTPREMFRLQGFPDSYKIIVSDGQAKRQAGNAVPVNMIKAVVQKLLPYVSVSLDQTAVLREYDLKYNPS, from the coding sequence ATGTACGACACAAGAGAACAAATCCGTTTTATCGACCTCTTCTGTGGAATTGGCGGTTTTAGGGTCGCGTTTGAAGACGCATGTCAGGAAGTTGACATCTACGCCAACTGCGTTTTTTCATCAGACATTGACAAGTATGCACAGGACAGTTACGAAGCCAATTTTGGCGAACGGCCTCATGGTGACATAACGCAGATTGACGAAAAAGACATTCCTGACCACGACATTTTATTCGCAGGTTTTCCATGTCAGCCATTCAGCATCATTGGACAAATGAAAGGGCTTGACGACACGCGAGGTACTCTGTTCTTTGACATTGCACGCATATTAGAGGAAAAGCAACCGAAAGCCTTTATACTCGAAAACGTGAAGCAATTGGTGGGACATGACGGAGGCAATACGCTAAAAGTTATTTTGAAATCACTTAAAGACCTTGGCTATCATGTTCAGTACAGCGTTCTGAACGCGCTTGATTATGGTTTACCTCAAAAACGGGAAAGAATTGTGATTGTCGGCCACAAAGAGCCTATAATGTTCACATATCCTGACCCGGTTCGTCCGTACAAACCATTGTCGGAAGTACTTGAGGACAAGGTGGACAAGAAACACTATGCTTCGGAATACATTCGTGCCAAAAGAGAAGAAAGTCATAAGTCCTCCTTTTACCCATCCATTTGGCACGAAAACAAATCGGGTAACATTTGTTCCTATCCGTTTTCTTGTGCTTTACGTGCTGGAGCCTCGTACAATTATCTTCTTGTAAATGGTGAGCGTAGGTTAACACCAAGGGAAATGTTCAGGCTTCAAGGCTTTCCTGACAGCTATAAAATCATAGTAAGTGATGGACAGGCAAAGCGACAGGCAGGCAATGCTGTTCCAGTTAACATGATTAAAGCAGTTGTTCAAAAGCTATTACCCTACGTTTCAGTTTCACTTGACCAAACGGCAGTTTTGAGAGAGTATGATTTAAAATACAATCCAAGCTAA